The genomic DNA AAATAGCCAGACCCCCCAGTCAGATCATGAGTCTTTCAGCGTGAGACGGCCCTGGCGCTTCAGCCCCTCGGCAACCGCGAATTCGGCGGCCACCTGCCCGAACGTCCAACCGCCCGCCACCAGCAGGGCGCCCGGCTGCTCGCGCACCACCCGCGGCTGCGCATCCGGCACCAGCCAGCCGCGGCGGATGTCCTGCACGTAGCCGGCCACCTGCCAG from Spirochaetaceae bacterium includes the following:
- a CDS encoding Ldh family oxidoreductase; amino-acid sequence: MADRVVSFAELRDFIARIFVAAGASEANARVCAAHVAGANLCGVDTHGAWQVAGYVQDIRRGWLVPDAQPRVVREQPGALLVAGGWTFGQVAAEFAVAEGLKRQGRLTLKDS